The following proteins are encoded in a genomic region of Chitinivorax sp. PXF-14:
- a CDS encoding ion transporter, with protein sequence MPKPTPLANGPLPQPHAGWRRRLYIIIFEADTRAGRLFDLLLIGAIMLSVIVVIADSVAALHTRHGEQFQQLEWLFTLLFSLEYLARLVCAPHPWRYATSFFGMVDLLSVLPTYLALLVPESHVLIDVRVLRLLRVFRILKLTAYVAEYQSMGYALKASARKIMVFLSAVLMIVVVMGTVLYVVEGPENGFINIPTSIYWAITTMTTVGFGDITPKTDLGRLISSMMLLLGWGTLAVPTGIVTVEMAAQRLQEPTTTRTCPGCLSEGHAPLAHYCMHCGERLPSYHADTIGLRR encoded by the coding sequence ATGCCCAAGCCCACCCCCCTGGCCAATGGTCCTCTCCCCCAACCCCACGCAGGCTGGCGCCGCCGGCTGTACATCATCATCTTCGAAGCCGACACGCGCGCGGGCCGGCTGTTCGACCTGTTGCTGATCGGCGCCATCATGCTGAGCGTGATCGTGGTGATCGCCGACAGCGTCGCCGCGCTGCACACGCGCCACGGCGAGCAGTTTCAGCAACTGGAGTGGCTGTTCACGCTGCTGTTTTCGCTCGAATACCTGGCCCGGCTCGTCTGTGCCCCGCACCCCTGGCGCTATGCGACGAGCTTCTTCGGCATGGTGGACCTGCTGTCGGTGCTGCCCACCTACCTGGCCCTGCTCGTCCCCGAGAGCCATGTGCTGATCGATGTGCGCGTGTTGCGGCTGTTGCGCGTGTTCAGAATTCTCAAACTGACGGCCTACGTGGCCGAATACCAGTCGATGGGCTACGCGCTCAAGGCCAGCGCGCGCAAGATCATGGTGTTCCTGTCCGCGGTGCTGATGATCGTGGTGGTGATGGGCACCGTGCTGTACGTGGTCGAAGGGCCGGAGAACGGCTTCATCAACATCCCGACCAGCATCTACTGGGCCATCACCACGATGACCACCGTCGGTTTTGGCGACATCACACCCAAGACCGATCTTGGCCGGCTGATCTCGTCGATGATGCTGCTGCTGGGCTGGGGCACGCTGGCGGTGCCCACCGGCATCGTCACCGTCGAAATGGCGGCGCAACGGCTGCAGGAGCCCACCACCACCCGCACCTGCCCCGGCTGCCTGAGCGAAGGCCATGCCCCGCTTGCACACTATTGCATGCATTGCGGCGAGCGCCTGCCCAGCTATCACGCCGATACGATCGGTCTGCGCCGCTGA
- a CDS encoding PEP-CTERM sorting domain-containing protein, translating to MKTAISALALCSALLAGYSVAAPTYQYDYTYNGSQLTTNQSAAGNQLSAGQTVGLKMRTLGNDYWASPATTMLWAPIAMQDQGTRIGNLSWTFSLNGATVGSGSYTGQGSSFAHIGNFMNVPTAIHFDELSWVFTLTSSTVATNTLGGLYFAPSPFVNFGGAVPAYVVVPDPVAARIPEPGSLALLGLGLAAVALSRKAKRQA from the coding sequence ATGAAGACCGCAATCTCCGCTCTCGCCCTGTGCTCGGCCCTGCTGGCTGGTTACAGCGTTGCCGCGCCGACTTATCAATATGACTACACCTACAACGGCAGCCAGCTGACCACCAATCAGTCCGCCGCGGGCAACCAGCTGTCGGCAGGTCAAACGGTCGGCCTCAAGATGCGCACGCTGGGCAACGACTACTGGGCATCTCCGGCTACCACGATGCTGTGGGCACCGATCGCGATGCAAGATCAGGGCACACGCATCGGCAACCTGAGCTGGACCTTCTCGCTCAACGGCGCGACCGTCGGCTCGGGCAGCTACACCGGGCAGGGCAGCTCGTTCGCACACATCGGCAACTTCATGAATGTGCCGACCGCCATCCATTTTGACGAATTGAGCTGGGTCTTCACGCTGACCAGTTCGACTGTCGCAACGAACACGCTGGGTGGCCTGTACTTCGCGCCGAGCCCGTTCGTCAACTTCGGCGGTGCCGTACCGGCCTATGTCGTGGTGCCCGATCCGGTGGCCGCACGCATCCCCGAGCCGGGCTCGCTTGCCCTGCTGGGCCTTGGCCTCGCGGCCGTTGCGCTGAGCCGCAAGGCAAAACGCCAGGCCTGA
- a CDS encoding substrate-binding periplasmic protein — MKTSFLFKHLACLLGFSLALLGPARAATPLQIYTEEWPPITFSENGKPAGLAVEVVQAIQARLGQADPIRVVPWARAWAMATNNPNVLLFTVTRTPEREGLFTFLGPVAVGTTDFYALRGANIRIRNLDDARELPSIGVYHKAVEEQLLLSKGFTNLDTAATPAVAARKLAAGRISVWCNANLTAHSIMDSAGLDPATIEKVFTIQENWLYLTFSRGTDPKLIDSWQHALHELKQDGTFERIYRHWLPGNPVPEMLERFGSP, encoded by the coding sequence ATGAAGACTTCTTTCCTTTTCAAGCATCTGGCCTGCCTGCTTGGCTTCAGCCTGGCGCTGCTCGGCCCGGCCAGGGCCGCCACGCCGCTGCAGATATACACGGAAGAGTGGCCGCCCATCACGTTTTCCGAGAATGGCAAGCCGGCTGGGCTGGCGGTCGAAGTGGTGCAGGCGATCCAGGCCAGGCTTGGGCAGGCCGATCCGATACGCGTGGTGCCATGGGCGCGGGCCTGGGCCATGGCCACCAACAACCCCAATGTGCTGCTGTTCACCGTTACGCGCACGCCGGAGCGCGAGGGGCTGTTCACCTTTCTCGGGCCGGTGGCCGTCGGCACCACCGACTTCTACGCGCTGCGCGGCGCCAACATCCGCATCCGCAATCTCGACGATGCGCGCGAGCTGCCGAGCATCGGCGTGTATCACAAGGCGGTCGAAGAGCAGCTCTTGCTCTCCAAGGGCTTCACCAACCTGGATACCGCCGCCACGCCGGCCGTCGCGGCGCGCAAGCTGGCGGCGGGGCGCATCAGCGTCTGGTGCAATGCCAACCTGACTGCCCACAGCATCATGGATAGTGCAGGACTGGACCCGGCGACGATCGAGAAGGTCTTCACCATCCAGGAGAACTGGTTGTACCTGACCTTCTCGCGCGGCACCGACCCCAAGCTTATCGACAGCTGGCAGCACGCGCTGCACGAACTCAAGCAGGACGGCACGTTTGAACGCATCTATCGGCACTGGCTGCCGGGCAACCCGGTGCCGGAAATGCTCGAACGCTTCGGCTCGCCGTGA
- a CDS encoding cache domain-containing protein, translating to MKHLFAPLAITLAMLSHMASAEEARATKPEAEAMVKKAVAYMKQHGKPAALKEFTAPSKSFVDRDLYVVAYDLNGKCLAHGQNDKQAGKDLIMLKDPDGKEFIKERVELAKSRGKFWQDYKFTDPLTKKVMPKEAYCEKADDVILCSGVYK from the coding sequence ATGAAACATCTCTTTGCCCCGCTTGCGATCACCCTCGCCATGCTGTCTCACATGGCTTCTGCGGAAGAGGCCCGCGCCACCAAGCCGGAGGCGGAAGCCATGGTCAAGAAGGCGGTGGCCTACATGAAACAGCATGGCAAGCCCGCCGCGCTCAAGGAGTTCACCGCGCCGAGCAAGAGCTTTGTGGACCGCGATCTGTATGTCGTCGCCTACGATCTGAACGGCAAATGCCTGGCGCACGGCCAGAACGACAAACAGGCCGGAAAAGACCTGATCATGCTGAAAGACCCGGACGGCAAGGAATTCATCAAGGAGCGCGTCGAGCTTGCCAAGAGCCGCGGCAAATTCTGGCAGGACTACAAGTTCACCGACCCGCTGACGAAGAAGGTGATGCCCAAGGAGGCCTATTGCGAGAAAGCGGACGACGTCATCCTGTGCAGCGGCGTGTACAAATAA